The Carassius gibelio isolate Cgi1373 ecotype wild population from Czech Republic chromosome A24, carGib1.2-hapl.c, whole genome shotgun sequence genome window below encodes:
- the LOC127946023 gene encoding noelin-3 isoform X1 yields MILLFGALNPLLFLIVFGLYPSMTIGPKEGWQVYSSAQDADGRCICTVVAPEQNLCSRDAKSRQLRQLLEKVQNMSQSIEVLNLRTQRDFQYVMKMENQMKGLRTKFRQIEEDRKTTMARNFQELKDRMDELQPLIPVLEQYKTDAKLISQFKEEIRNLSAVLTGIQEELGAYDYEQLYQRVLSLDSRLRNCMSKLTCGKLMKITGPVTIKTSGTRFGAWMTDPLASPRNNRVWYMDTYTNSKVVREYKSIADFISGLESRTYYLPFKWAGTNHVVYNGSLYYNKEQSNIIVKYSFESGRVLAQRALEYAGFHNVYPYTWGGFSDIDLMADELGLWAVYATNQNAGNIVISQLEPQTLEVLQTWNTEYSKRNAGESFMICGTLYITNSHLTGAKVYYSYNTKTSTYEYIDIPFHNQYFHISMLDYNARERALYAWNNGHQVIFNVTLFHVIKTEDDS; encoded by the exons ATGATCCTTCTGTTCGGTGCGTTAAATCCCCTGCTTTTCCTCATCGTCTTCGGACTGTATCCATCCATG ACAATTGGTCCCAAGGAAGGATGGCAGGTGTATAGTTCGGCACAGGATGCTGATGGACGCTGTATTTGCACTGTGGTCGCACCGGAACAAAACCTCTGCTCCAGGGATGCCAAGAGCAGACAGCTCCGACAGCTGCTTGAGAAG GTGCAGAACATGTCTCAATCAATTGAAGTCCTGAATCTGCGTACACAGCGCGATTTCCAGTATGTCATGAAAATGGAAAATCAAATGAAGGGGTTACGGACCAAGTTCCGTCAAATTGAAGAGGACAGGAAAACTACAATGGCTAGAAACTTTCAG GAGCTGAAAGATCGGATGGATGAACTCCAGCCATTGATTCCTGTGTTAGAGCAGTACAAAACAGACGCTAAGCTGATCTCACAGTTCAAAGAGGAAATCAGGAATCTGTCTGCCGTGCTGACGGGCATCCAGGAGGAGCTGGGAGCTTATGACTATGAGCAGCTCTATCAGAGAGTCCTCAGCTTGGACAGCCGTCTGCGAAACTGCATGAGTAAACTCA catGTGGGAAATTAATGAAAATCACTGGCCCTGTGACTATAAAGACATCTGGAACGCGGTTTGGTGCATGGATGACCGACCCTCTAGCATCTCCAAGAAATAACCGG GTTTGGTATATGGACACTTACACCAACAGCAAGGTGGTTCGAGAGTACAAAAGCATCGCAGACTTTATCTCCGGCCTGGAATCGCGAACCTATTACCTTCCCTTTAAATGGGCTGGAACCAACCATGTGGTCTACAACGGCTCTCTGTACTACAACAAGGAGCAGAGCAACATCATTGTCAAATACAGCTTCGAGTCTGGACGGGTTCTCGCCCAGCGTGCCTTGGAGTACGCCGGCTTCCACAATGTCTACCCCTACACCTGGGGAGGCTTCTCGGACATCGACCTGATGGCGGACGAGCTGGGTTTGTGGGCTGTATATGCCACCAATCAGAACGCAGGAAACATTGTGATTTCTCAGTTAGAACCGCAGACGCTGGAAGTTCTCCAGACGTGGAACACGGAATACTCCAAAAGGAACGCAGGCGAGTCCTTCATGATCTGCGGCACGCTCTACATTACAAATTCTCACCTGACCGGAGCCAAAGTGTATTATTCCTACAACACAAAGACCTCGACGTACGAGTACATTGACATCCCGTTCCACAACCAGTACTTTCACATCTCCATGCTCGACTACAATGCTCGAGAACGGGCACTTTACGCCTGGAACAATGGACATCAGGTCATTTTTAACGTCACGCTTTTTCATGTCATCAAAACCGAAGACGACTCCTAA
- the LOC127946023 gene encoding noelin-3 isoform X2, with protein sequence MSQSIEVLNLRTQRDFQYVMKMENQMKGLRTKFRQIEEDRKTTMARNFQELKDRMDELQPLIPVLEQYKTDAKLISQFKEEIRNLSAVLTGIQEELGAYDYEQLYQRVLSLDSRLRNCMSKLTCGKLMKITGPVTIKTSGTRFGAWMTDPLASPRNNRVWYMDTYTNSKVVREYKSIADFISGLESRTYYLPFKWAGTNHVVYNGSLYYNKEQSNIIVKYSFESGRVLAQRALEYAGFHNVYPYTWGGFSDIDLMADELGLWAVYATNQNAGNIVISQLEPQTLEVLQTWNTEYSKRNAGESFMICGTLYITNSHLTGAKVYYSYNTKTSTYEYIDIPFHNQYFHISMLDYNARERALYAWNNGHQVIFNVTLFHVIKTEDDS encoded by the exons ATGTCTCAATCAATTGAAGTCCTGAATCTGCGTACACAGCGCGATTTCCAGTATGTCATGAAAATGGAAAATCAAATGAAGGGGTTACGGACCAAGTTCCGTCAAATTGAAGAGGACAGGAAAACTACAATGGCTAGAAACTTTCAG GAGCTGAAAGATCGGATGGATGAACTCCAGCCATTGATTCCTGTGTTAGAGCAGTACAAAACAGACGCTAAGCTGATCTCACAGTTCAAAGAGGAAATCAGGAATCTGTCTGCCGTGCTGACGGGCATCCAGGAGGAGCTGGGAGCTTATGACTATGAGCAGCTCTATCAGAGAGTCCTCAGCTTGGACAGCCGTCTGCGAAACTGCATGAGTAAACTCA catGTGGGAAATTAATGAAAATCACTGGCCCTGTGACTATAAAGACATCTGGAACGCGGTTTGGTGCATGGATGACCGACCCTCTAGCATCTCCAAGAAATAACCGG GTTTGGTATATGGACACTTACACCAACAGCAAGGTGGTTCGAGAGTACAAAAGCATCGCAGACTTTATCTCCGGCCTGGAATCGCGAACCTATTACCTTCCCTTTAAATGGGCTGGAACCAACCATGTGGTCTACAACGGCTCTCTGTACTACAACAAGGAGCAGAGCAACATCATTGTCAAATACAGCTTCGAGTCTGGACGGGTTCTCGCCCAGCGTGCCTTGGAGTACGCCGGCTTCCACAATGTCTACCCCTACACCTGGGGAGGCTTCTCGGACATCGACCTGATGGCGGACGAGCTGGGTTTGTGGGCTGTATATGCCACCAATCAGAACGCAGGAAACATTGTGATTTCTCAGTTAGAACCGCAGACGCTGGAAGTTCTCCAGACGTGGAACACGGAATACTCCAAAAGGAACGCAGGCGAGTCCTTCATGATCTGCGGCACGCTCTACATTACAAATTCTCACCTGACCGGAGCCAAAGTGTATTATTCCTACAACACAAAGACCTCGACGTACGAGTACATTGACATCCCGTTCCACAACCAGTACTTTCACATCTCCATGCTCGACTACAATGCTCGAGAACGGGCACTTTACGCCTGGAACAATGGACATCAGGTCATTTTTAACGTCACGCTTTTTCATGTCATCAAAACCGAAGACGACTCCTAA
- the tecrl2a gene encoding very-long-chain enoyl-CoA reductase, with protein MSRTIFFEVEILDSKTKEQLCFIDKVEPHSSVGDIKSLFHKSYPKWYPARQALRLDPKGKALRNDDLLQNLPVGTSAILYFRDLGPQLGWTMVFLAEYIGPLLIYLLFYFRVPYVYNHKYTLTSSSHHVVNLACACHSFHYIKRLFETIFVHRFSNGTMPLRAIVRNCAYYWGFAAWLAYYINHPLYTPPSYGKTQVKYALIIFVFCEAGNFSIHWSLNSFKCEGAKCRRYPNPSKNPFTWLFFFVSCPNYTYEVGAWVGLSIMTQCVPVALFTFVGFIQMTIWAKGKHKTYTREFKDYPNLRMPILPFIL; from the exons ATGAGCAGAACAATATTTTTTGAG GTCGAAATACTGGACTCAAAAACTAAAGAACAGCTCTGTTTTATTGACAAG GTTGAACCCCATTCAAGCGTAGGTGACATTAAGAGTTTGTTTCATAAGTCAT ATCCCAAATGGTACCCAGCTAGACAAGCCCTGAGGCTGGACCCCA AAGGAAAGGCATTGAGAAATGATGACCTGCTACAGAATCTGCCGGTCGGGACCTCAGCGATCTTGTATTTCAGAGACCTTGGCCCACAACTGGGATGGACGATG GTTTTTCTGGCGGAGtacataggtcctcttctgataTATCTCCTCTTCTATTTCCGCGTCCCATACGTCTATAACCACAAATACACCCTCACCTCCAGCTCTCATCATGTGGTCAA TCTGGCTTGTGCTTGTCACTCTTTCCACTATATCAAGAGGCTATTTGAAACAATCTTTGTGCATCGGTTTTCTAATGGCACGATGCCTCTGAGAGCCATTGTAAGG AATTGTGCATATTATTGGGGTTTTGCAGCATGGTTAGCATACTACATCAACCATCCTCTCTACACACCACCAT cATATGGAAAGACACAAGTCAAATATGCACTAATTATCTTTGTG TTTTGTGAGGCAGGTAATTTTTCAATCCACTGGTCACTGAACAGTTTTAAATGTGAAG gtGCAAAATGTCGTAGGTACCCAAATCCATCTAAAAACCCTTTTACGTGGCTTTTCTTCTTTGTTTCATGTCCCAACTACACATATGAG GTGGGTGCTTGGGTGGGCCTGTCCATCATGACCCAGTGTGTGCCAG tggctCTCTTCACATTTGTAGGTTTCATTCAAATGACCATCTGGGCCAAAGGAAAACACAAAACTTACACCCGGGAGTTTAAGGACTACCCAAACCTCCGCATGCCAATCCTCCCTTTCATCCTCTGA